From Oryza sativa Japonica Group chromosome 4, ASM3414082v1, one genomic window encodes:
- the LOC4334995 gene encoding 3'-5' exonuclease, with protein MNSGEPPASSSLGNAGEEEEEDDFYWDAEAEAELQAIEAAYAAAKRRRLPDWPSPNPVTASASASASGGCSPAPPWAPSPPAFRGNVKARYQPVMFNGSIVYCRTPSEVEKATRDILCKIETMKASGQVSLGFDLEWRPFPRRGDPPCKVAVMQLCMERTRCYVMHIIHSGVPPVLKSLLEDSSSVKVGICIDNDARKMFNDYDVHVQPLMDLSNLANAKLGFPPKRWSLASLTEMVTCRELPKPSNIRMGNWEAYVLSKQQLQYAATDAYISWHLYEVLQSLPDNNVEVEKETITAA; from the exons aTGAACTCCGGCGAGCCTCCTGCCTCGTCCTCCCTCGGCAAtgccggagaggaggaggaggaggacgacttCTACTGGGACGCCGAGGCGGAGGCCGAGCTGCAGGCCATCGAGGCCGCCTACGCCgccgccaagcgccgccgcctccccgactGGCCAAGCCCCAACCCGGTcaccgcatccgcatccgcatccgcatccgggGGTTGTTCCCCCGCGCCGCCATgggctccctctcctcccgctTTCCGAG GTAATGTGAAGGCAAGGTACCAACCAGTAATGTTCAATGGCAGCATAGTGTACTGCAGGACCCCTTCAGAAGTGGAGAAAGCCACAAGGGACATTTTATGCAAAATTGAAACCATGAAGGCCTCTGGCCAGGTTTCTCTTGGATTCGATCTCGAGTGGAGGCCCTTTCCGAGAAGAG GAGATCCACCATGTAAAGTTGCTGTAATGCAGTTATGCATGGAGAGAACTCGTTGTTATGTCATGCACATCATTCACTCCGGAGTGCCACCTGTACTAAAGTCTCTTTTGGAGGATAGTTCGTCCGTTAAA GTTGGAATATGTATAGATAATGACGCAAGGAAAATGTTCAATGACTATGATGTCCATGTACAGCCATTGATGGATCTGTCAAATCTTGCTAATGCCAAGTTAGGTTTCCCTCCTAAAAGATGGAGTCTTGCTTCATTAACTGAAATGGTCACATGTAGAGAG TTGCCGAAGCCAAGCAACATAAGAATGGGAAACTGGGAGGCATATGTTCTCTCAAAGCAACAACTTCAGTATGCTGCTACAGATGCCTACATATCTTGGCACTTGTATGAG GTACTGCAGAGTCTCCCAGACAATAATGTTGAGGTTGAAAAGGAGACAATTACAGCAGCATAG